Proteins co-encoded in one Amblyraja radiata isolate CabotCenter1 chromosome 24, sAmbRad1.1.pri, whole genome shotgun sequence genomic window:
- the LOC116986886 gene encoding NACHT, LRR and PYD domains-containing protein 12-like, translating into MAESSNETPVPKSAVTTSLRIAFMEFLTNCDEHKLFRLTQFYRDWLEQAIEEEVKSIALLLKEQQQISKQELLKVEEEGNKAHSSKLLVTLVMEKGSLPRRVMWESILKTKYRLPKLENMLTDILNKGTDIQELIKLIRGCTEIPSHLKGVQQKHKEELCKQTEKLRMNMIGEKDGVKNFQLDDRYADLTVISGKRKRKHVEHEVLSRDQEHEEWHENQAERIPTDKLFWSSFAQGKRSVAVSGDPGIGKTTMVQKIVHDWATEKINQNFQFVFSFKFRELNDINCKINLRELILDQYPYFANILQEIWKHPELLLFIFDGLDEYKDGIDFADNRRNTEPKHKCDDPETWCQVSDIVYALIQRKLLPGCSVLLTSRPTTLYLLERAEIDLWAEIRGFAHEERKQYFNRFFEKQAVAAAVFKHVKENKILYSMSFNPSYCWILGQTLGPFFINSVKLQQIPQTITELYSYHIYNILENHSSIIQKPRDILLKIGELAFAGVSERKIMFQTGDLLMHQLQPSQFVSGFLMELFDRDNSVQNIVYEFTHLTVQEFIAALAQFLNAGPGDIRKLFEEARKVEDGRYDLFLRFLVGLSSQRHQPLEKYLGPFPIETTHQVNDWIKVEVQKRIANTVTKASKTSLLNMFHYLFECQNKALVESTVGSVKTLKFNGLQMNPIDCAVLSNVIGFCDTMNDIDLQNCSIQCDGLRWLESGLHKCRVLR; encoded by the exons GTCTGAGGATTGCATTCATGGAATTCTTGACAAATTGTGATGAGCACAAACTCTTCAGATTAACACAGTTTTACCGGGACTGGTTAGAACAGGCAATTGAAGAAGAGGTGAAATCAATTGCCTTGCTTTTGAAAGAGCAGCAGCAGATCAGTAAACAAGAACTTTTG AAAGTGGAGGAGGAAGGGAATAAGGCCCACAGTTCCAAACTTCTTGTAACCCTTGTGATGGAGAAAGGCTCCTTACCAAGAAGGGTAATGTGGGAATCCAttctgaaaacaaaatatagatTGCCAAAATTGGAGAATATGTTGACAGATATACTGAATAAGG GTACTGACATTCAGGAATTGATTAAATTAATCCGGGGTTGTACAGAGATTCCcagccacctaaaag GtgttcaacagaaacacaaggagGAACTGTGCAAACAAACTGAAAAACTGAGAATGAACATGATTGGGGAAAAAGACGGGGTGAAGAATTTCCAGCTGGATGATCGATATGCTGACCTTACAGTTATTTCAGGCAAACGAAAGCGGAAACATGTAGAACATGAAGTGCTGTCGAGAGACCAAGAACATGAAGAGTGGCACGAAAATCAGGCTGAAAGAATCCCAACAGATAAATTGTTCTGGAGTAGTTTTGCCCAGGGTAAGAGGTCAGTTGCTGTGAGTGGAGATCCAGGGAttggaaaaacaacaatggtgcaaaagattgttcatgatTGGGCCACTGAGAAAATCAACCAAAATTTCcaatttgtgttcagttttaaatTTCGTGAGTTGAATGATATTAATTGTAAAATCAACCTGAGGGAACTGATACTGGACCAGTATCCTTACTTTGCTAACATCCTGCAAGAAATCTGGAAACATCCAGAactattattgtttatatttGATGGTTTGGATGAATACAAAGACGGAATTGATTTTGCAGATAATCGAAGAAATACAGAGCCTAAGCACAAGTGTGATGATCCCGAGACATGGTGTCAAGTGTCTGACATTGTTTATGCTTTAATACAACGCAAGTTGCTCCCAGGATGTTCGGTGCTGCTGACCAGTCGCCCCACCACCTTGTATTTATTGGAAAGGGCTGAGATCGATCTCTGGGCTGAAATCCGGGGATTTGCTCATGAAGAACGGAAACAATATTTCAACAGGTTTTTTGAAAAACAGGcagtggcagcagctgttttcaaacatgtgaaAGAGAATAAAATCCTATATTCTATGAGCTTCAACCCTTCTTACTGCTGGATTCTTGGTCAAACTCTAGGCCCCTTCTTCATAAACAGtgtaaaactgcagcaaattCCCCAAACCATCACTGAATTGTATTCCTATCATATTTACAACATCCTGGAAAACCACAGTTCTATTATTCAAAAGCCTCGTGATATATTGCTGAAAATTGGTGAACTGGCCTTTGCCGGAGTTTCTGAGAGGAAAATTATGTTTCAAACTGGAGACTTGCTCATGCACCAGCTGCAACCTTCCCAGTTCGTATCTGGGTTTCTGATGGAACTTTTCGATAGAGATAATTCTGTTCAGAATATAGTCTATGAATTCACGCATCTCACTGTCCAAGAGTTTATAGCTGCACTTGCACAATTCCTAAATGCAGGCCCTGGGGACATCAGGAAGCTTTTCGAGGAAGCCCGTAAGGTTGAAGATGGGCGATATGATTTATTTCTCAGATTCCTTGTTGGTCTTTCTTCACAAAGACATCAGCCACTGGAAAAGTATTTGGGACCATTTCCTATTGAAACAACCCACCAAGTGAATGATTGGATAAAAGTGGAAGTTCAAAAACGGATTGCAAACACTGTGACCAAAGCCAGTAAAACTAGTCTCCTGAACATGTTCCACTACCTGTTTGAGTGTCAGAATAAAGCACTGGTTGAGTCGACAGTGGGATCGGTGAAAACACTTAAATTTAATGGATTGCAAATGAACCCAATTGACTGTGCTGTTCTGTCTAATGTTATTGGGTTCTGTGACACCATGAATGACATTGACCTGCAGAATTGCTCCATTCAGTGTGATGGGCTGCGGTGGCTGGAATCTGGACTGCACAAATGCAGAGTGTTGAGGTAA